The genomic interval CGGATCCTCACTTTGTCGATCTGTCCGGACTGGTAGCTCAGGGGGGCGGTGCCCGCCAAACATTGCAGCACGTTGTGGCTGCCGTAGCGTTGAGGATCGATGCCGATGGCGGCCAGCAGCCGCGGCGGTCGATCCCGTGGCGAAGCCTCGCTTCGGCTGCTTGGCGGGCAAAATCCAATTGGCCCCTGACTTCGACGAGCCCCTTGCAGACTTGGGCGAACACATGCAATGAAGTTGCTGCTGGATGCGCACACTCTGCTGTGGTTCTACGAGGGCAGCCCGTCCTTGAGCCTCCCGGCTCGCGCCGCCATCGAGGATCCAGCGAACGAGAAGCACGTCAGTCACGCAACCGCCTGGGAAATCGCGATCAAAGTGAGCTTGGGCAAACTCAAGCTGGCCGTGCCCTACGAAGACGTGTACCCCAACGCCGTCGCCGCGAACGGATTTCTGGTTCTGCCTCTTGATTTCCGCCACCTCCGCGAGCTTCTGACGTTGCCGTTCCACCATCGGGATCCATTTGACCGGCTTTTGATTGCCCAAGCTTTCGTCGAAGAGATGACGCTCGTATCTTGCGATCCTCATTTCCCGGCTTATGGAGCCAAGGTGCTCTGGTAAGAATTGTCCTCCCAACTGCACGTGCGACCGCAGAGAATGATCGCGGGAAAAGAACTCAAGGCAATTGAGCTTCTCCGTGTGCGCCGCCCAGGTCGTCTCAAGCTGCGGCACAGTGGAATATGACATCAACGTGCTCATGGGGCGACCGCCCGGTTGAAGCGCTTGGGGGCGTGGGTGGCGGTGGGGGGGCAGACGGTGGACGAGCCATTGAACCCGCCGAGCGGGTTGGTGAGCGGGTGCCAGATTTGCAGGTCGGTGGAGGATTCCAGCCGGGTGGTGTCCGGCGGGCCGGCGCCGCCAAGCAGCACGCGGCCGTCGCGCAGGCGTTTGACGCGGTCGAGGCGCGGAGCTGGGCCTTCGCCGAGGATCGTCCACTTGAGCAGTGTTTCGGTGCCTGCTCGCTCATGAGCATGAGCGACCCATGATTCATGGATGCCAGGTCATCTCGCAAGAGCACGGTAAAAGCGCTGGGAACTGTTGCCACCGGCGGGCATGGTCAGTTTCATCGGAGCGGCCCCCGGTGCGTTCGTGAAGGCCGGTTGCCAGTCCGCGGGCGAAAGACGAGTGGCGATTTCGATGACGATCGGTGAGGTGGCGTAAACGCCGGGCGAAAGGGGAAGCATGACCGTGCCATCGGCCGCCACTGTTGGAGTCCCAAGCCGCAAGGCCCGGCCATCGCCGTTCAATCGGACAAGGTGCGGGCGAGGAAATCCGCCGAAATCGGTGAATTCTCCCGCAACGAGGATTTGGCCGTCCGGCTGGACCACGATCCGATTCACGAATGCGGGGGAACGCACTCCCTCCGACGGCCATGGTGTGAGGGGTCCACTGCCGGCGTCGAACGTTATGTCCTGGCTGCCGTCGATGTGCAGCCGGACCAAGCCCGCCCGGTCGAACCGGGGCGGGTTGTTCGTCGTGGTGTATGAGTTCCAGCCCGCGAGAATTTTTCCATCCGGCTGAACGGCCAAAGCCGTTACGTTGAGCTTACGATGCGGCGCGGACAGTTGCGGCCATTTCGGCAGGAAACTTACGTCCACGGTCCCATCAAGGTGCAGTCGGACGATGGTTCTATTGGTGGCTCCGTTCAGATTAGCCAGCCGCCCCGCCGCCAGATACCGACCATCCGGCTGAATGACGATGCCAGGTCGTAGAATTGAGAAATCGTCGTTAGTGGAAAGAAGCTCCTTGAAGCTCGGATCCCGGGCTCCATTCGACAAGAGCCGCACGAGTTGGCGGCGAAACGATGGTTGATAGAACGTCAACACCAGCAACATTCTTCCATCGGGTTCAACCACCACGTTGTTGTCTTGAGACTGCAAGCTGACCCATGCATCGCGGAATTGAGGCTCCGCCACGAATAGGATTGACACTTGTCCCCGCCGCTGCGCCGACAGCAGATTCGGCAAACTCGCTCCCGGCTCCATCTGCAACCGGGCGGGAATCCACTTCAACGTCATCGTCGTCTTCGTCCGCAACTTCACGGCATGCTTCACTCTTGCCGGTCACCCCACTTGCGGGTAACTGCTCAGGTCCTGGGCCCACGAATCCACACCAATTCACACGAATTTAGAGTCCGCGACGATTGTAGTCGACTCGGCGTCTGGCCATTCGTGTCGATTCGTGTTCATTCGTGGGTGACCTGAGTAGTCATTGTTCAAGACAAGCTTTCGGCCGGCGGCGCTACGAGGAAGCCCATGTCGAAATATCAGACGTCATCGCATCGGGCCGGTCTCACAGGGCTAGAATGACCCAGCAAAAGGTCTGGCCGATCGGCTCGATTGGTTTGCTGAAAACCAACCGTTTTTGGGTGGTGGTCGCGGTGACAACGGCGTCGGTGCGCCACGGTGCGTCGAGGGTGTCCTTGCGTTGAACCCCGTAACTCTTGCCGGGACGCTCGGGGCGGTTTGATGTGATCGAAATCCCCGATCCGTTGCCCAACCTCGTCGGGCAGATTCCGCAGGAAGACTTGGACTTGGTGGTGGACTGCCAGGACCGCAAACGCATCCCTAACCCCGAGCACAAGAACGGGGTGATGTACGATGAATTCAGAGGTGTTCGGGCTAGCGGTACAGAGTCCGGCCACAGGTTGAGTTTTACGATTTGCGATCATTGTTTTCCCGCTTCTCTCTGATGCCGCCCGCGGGTAGCATTGCCGTGTTATGAAGCAATTCACTTTGGAGTAATGGATGGACGATGGCTGGTACGTGGGACGCCTGACAGAGATTCCCGCGGTGATGAGCCAAGGAGAGACGCTGGCGGAGTTGAAGGAGAACATTCGAGACGCCTATGAATTGGTTTCCGCCGATGCAGCGAGTGACGCTGATCTTCCTCCGCAGCGACAGCGAGTCTTGGTGGAGTTGTGAAACGGCGGGAGCTCATTCGTGAACTCATTGATGAGGGTTGTTACCTCAAACGGCATGGCGGGCGGCATGACCTCTACCACAACCCCGCCACCGGCCGATCCGTGCCCGTCCCTCGTCATACCGAACTGAAGGACAGTTTGGCCCGCGGTATCTGAAAAAAGCTTGGCCTTGTAGCTTCCAATTGAGCGACATCTAGGCTTCATGGCATCACCGCCCGCTAGAAGCGCGTGGGGATGTATGATCATGGCGCCGGCACGAGGTAGTCGCGCGTCCACGGAGGCGGCGGGGGAACCTGGCGTGTGTTGCCGAATTCGTCTTTCACTGTGCGCCATTCGGGGCGAAGCGGCTTTTCCAGTGGCTGACCCCAGAGCGCATCCTGCCATTGCGAGTCGGACAGCCGCCGCGGCGGTCCGATGAGTTCGAACTCGAAGTGACTCAGCACGGGGCCGGCGAACATCACCGGCTTGCCGCTCCGTTCCACCACGATGAACGCCATGTTGACCGCGCCGATGCCCTCATGCAGCACGCTGCCAGGGTCGCCGGGCGCGGTGACATCGGTGTGAACGTCGGCGACGATGGCGTCGAACTTGCCAACGCCGGTGTCTTCGTGGAAGGAGTTGCTCTTGTCGTTCAAAATGCTTCGGTAGAAAAGGCGCGGGTACCATCCGTCATACTTTCGCAGTGAACCGGACCCATCAGGAGTCCATGATTGCTCGATCAAATCACACGCAAACTTCTCCAGCGTGGGCGAATGTGCCAGATCGCCGCCTTGTTCCTGAATGCGTGCGATGGCTTCCAGGTTGGCGATGGACTCGACGAACGTGTCCAGATGTTCGACTTGCCGCGCCTTGACCACACCCAACTCCACCGAGCCAAATATCCTGGCCAGAATGTTGCGCTGTTCTTCGTCGAGTGTGGCCGGATCTTGCGTGGTCAGGGTTTCCCACTCCGCCAGGGTCTCAGAACTCCAGATTGGCCGGTAGGCGAAGCGAGTTCTGCCTTCATAACTCAACCCTCCGATGGCATCGCGGGTCCGTTTCACCATCTCGCGCATCCGCGTCCAGAATGCCGGATGGGGCTCGACCAAGAACGCTGGAAACTCACAATTGCCACCGCCCGTATAGCTCTGCTTTGCATAGAGAATCGTGTCGTGCCGCAGTTGCGACCACGAGGCGAGTTGGGTGTTGAGCGACTTCATGGCCCACGCTTTCGTGCGCAACGCTTGCGGAAACTTCGTATCGGTGAGCGGCTGGGAGAGTTCGCGCAGCGTGCCGAGCCAGTCCATGTAGAGGTTGCGCGTCCAGGCATTGGCACCTTGGGCATCCATCACGCCGCGCACAGCGGCAAGGTTGTGCTGGTAGTTGAAGCCGTCGCGGAACGGGTGGCGCGCCGGAGATCGATCGCGCAGACGCGCCAGCAACTCCGGCACGGTTTGGTTGTTGCCCAGCGTGCTGAAGGCCACATCCAAAGCGCTCGGCACACGGCGACTGACCTTCTGCTCATCCCAAATGATGCTGTCGAAGACGCACTGAGCCAGCGCCCAACTGTCCGGCACGAACTTCTGTCCGAAGACAGTGAACGATTGCGGCAGGCTGATCTGCTCGCGCCCGAGTGGCGAGACGAAGTAATCCGAGCGGATGTTCTGCACGCCGATCTGGCCTTGCGCGATCTGGTCCTGCAACCGCAGCAGCGCCGCCATGTCCGGCAAATCGGCGAGCGAAGTGATCTTCGCGGCGCGCAGCAGATCGCCGAGCTGCGCAAAGGTCGCCGAGTCGGTTCAGCCAACGAACACCTGGATGATCTGATCGAACTGCCGCCAGCGCTCGAATTGGCCGGATTGTTCCAGCAGCCAGTTCAACACCACGGCCGTGCCGAGTTCCCGTGGCGGCGCGGGATGCGGTTCGGTGCAATCCGAGTCGATCAACGGCCCGCCCGCCAGGCGCAGATCGGTTCGTCCCAGCCACATGACGGATTGGAAGTAGCGTCCGAGCCGGGGCGAGTTCTCGTAATGCCCGCGCACCTTGAACTGCGAGAAATCGACTGCGCGCGGCGCGCCGAACAGATCGAAATAGGTGTCGAGCTTGGGCTCGGGATCTTGAATGGCCTTCAGCGATTTGGCCACGCGCGCGTCCTGGCCGAGCGCGCTGGGAACGGGCTTGCCCTTGAGCAGCGTGCGTGCCACGGCGATGAAGTAATCCGCGTCGAGCACACTGTCCTTGAGCACGCCCTGGCCGGCTTGCGCCGCGGCGGCGGCGAGTTTGCCCGCCATGCCGTCGAGCAGGCGCTCGAGGTTTTCGTAGAGGAAGGTTTCCTCAAGTTCCTCCAGCATCGCATCGTAGGTGCGATGCCAGGCGTGGAGGATCGCATCGGTCGAGACATACACCGGCATGTCGTCCTTCCAGATGCGGTAGAATTGGTCAGCGAAACTTGGCATGGCCTGGCGTTCGCTGACGACAAAGCCGTTCTTCTTGAACACCGCGAGTTCGTCCGCGTTCAGGCGGAAATCGGTGAGACGCTGCGGCTCGGTTTCGGGCAGGCCTTTGGCGTTGACCTTGGCAGGATCGGCATCGAAGTCGGTGAAGAACTTCGCCGCGAACTGTTCCGGACTGATCTGGCCGAGTTTGGTGAGCTCCGTCACGAAGGCTGCGCCGTAGCCAAAGACCTCCGCTCCACCCGAGGCGAGGCTCGCCTTGGCCCTGGTGTCGTAACGCGCGAGCAGGCGGTAGAACGCGCGGGCACGATCGGTGGCGAACGAGCGCAAGTGCAGTTCATCACTCGACGCGGAACGGACCGGGGACCCGATCGGGGACCACTGCCGGAGGTCGTCGCTGGTTTCGAGCTGGTAGGTTGGGAGACGGTTCTGCGGCCCGCCCGCCGGGTTGCGCCAGCGCAGTTCGACGCCGTTGGGTGTGCGTTGCAGGTCGAGCTTGGGCGGGGTTTGGGCGAGCGTCGCGACTGCCATGGATAGCAGGGCGAGAGATGCGGGGAAGCGCTTCATGGGAACGTTGGGATTGGTGGCTGCGGAGGTTGGGCGAGTGGGCTGTTCGTTCCTGGTTCACGTTCGAGGGAACGAGGCGGCGTGCGAGGGGCGGGGTGTCATGAGCGTGCGGATCTGAACGGCAGAGATGGTTGTCCGTGAGCATTCCTAAGGCGATGGGCGGGAGGACCTTTCGTGTATCCAGGCGATGTCCCGGTTGGAGGGATTGCCCGGAGCGCCGTCCATGTCCCCGGTCACCCAACGGAAAGGGGAGCTGTCGACTATCCAGCCCGAGTGGATCAACCGATCCCGACTGTCATCGGCGTACATCCGCCAGGCGAGCGCCAATTGATTGTGATTGTTCATGCAGAAGATCCCCTGCGCCTTCTGCTTCGCCTTGCCCAGCGCGGGCAGGAGCATCCCCGCCAGAATGGCGATGATGGCGATGACGACGAGCAGTTCGATGAGGGTGAAGGCGGTGGCGAGGGGGTGGGGACTGCAGGAGCGGGCATAGGATTGCGAAGTCTTCATACTGCGTTTCTACAGGAAAATCGTTTCAAGGTTGTGCCGTAATTTCGAAAAGGATGCGTCTCGTAGTTGAAGGTGCCTGATCAGTGACGCCGAGAGGGTATGGCGCGGTCCAGGGCGGCCAGGTTCGGTCCGTCCACCCACTCCATGGCGATGAAATGCTGACCCTGATGCAAACCGACTTCATGCACCGCGACGATGTGGGGATGATGCAGTGCGCCGGAGGCCGCCGCTTCGGTGCGGAATCGGCGAATGGCCTCCGGGGACGACATGGCGCCCAGGCTCAGGACCTTCACGGCCACCCAGCGGTGGAGGCTGTGCTGCCAGGCTTTGTAAACCACGCCCATGCCGCCGCGCCCGATTTCCTCGTGCAGCACGAAATTGCCGAAGGGAGTCCCTGCGTCGTCCATCGGCGAGGAGGCGGTGTCCGGAGCAGGCTCGAATTCGAGCGCGAGCGAGAACAGGCAGCGCAGGCACCGGCCGCGGGGAGCAAACGCATCGAGTGGGGCGCCGCATTGGGGACAGAGGGAACGAGGATCCATAACAAGATTGGGGATGGCATCGCGATCGTTCATTCCATCCGTTACAACGGAGAACGCGCGAAAAGGTGACAACGAACCGGACCCCGGCGGAGGGCCGGTTGACGGGACCCGAAATCCGAGGAAGCACGGGGTGGACTCGGCACGCCGGTCATCGGCTCAGGATCGCGAAAAGATAATCGATTTCCTCCTGGACCTCGGGCGGACTGGACACGGTTTGGGCCACTTCCTCGCGGAAGAGGTCGCGGTAGCGGGCGCGCAGGCGCGAGATTTCCTTTTTGACAGCGTCCTCCGACATGCCGAGTTGGAGCGCCAATGTCGCTTGGGGTTCGTCGGGTTTGCGATCGAGCAGCCAGGGTTCGAGCCGGGCGAAGACACCGCCGCGCCCGCGCGCCCGATACTCTCCTTCGAGGCGGTCAAGGACATGGTCCAACAGGGCCGCGGCCCAAGCGCGGTCGAACAGGAGGACAGGGTTGTCAGGGGCGGCGGGTTCTGGCGGAAAAGGGGAGTTGGATTCCGGCACGGGTTCGTCGAGGGGAACCCATTCGATGCCGCCGCCACGTTTGAGGGCCTGGTTGCGGTCGTGTTGATCCGCGAGAAAATGTTTGAGGCAGCGAAGCAGGTAGGAACGGAATTTGACGCCGGTTCGGGGTTTGACCCTCGAGGCCAAGCTGGCCTTGAGGAAATGAGCGAAGAATCCCTGGGTCAAGTCTTCGGCTTCGGATGGACCCGAGCCCAGGTGACGAATGTGAGCCAGCACCGGGGAACGATAGGTTTCGCAAAGCCGGGCCAACGCTTCGGCCGCCACCGGTTCGGCCCCGGCGCCTGCTCGCAGGATGACGCTCCAGTGCGTGGTGGCGAAAGCCGCCGGATGGCCATGCGGTCCGGAACTCATGGGGCGGAGAGTATGTCAAAGGGTCGTGAGCGCCAAGCATTCAGGTCAAAGTTGTGCTGTGTTCAGGGCATTCACAGGTTGTCGGTGATGCGCGCGGCGGCGCCGTGAACGGCGCGCTCCGACAGCTTGCGCATGCACCGCCGTGAGTGGGCAGTCGTCATTGAAGATTGACTCGGATGGGGGGCGGGGCATCGTCGCGCCGGTTTTTTGATCCTTGGTTGACCGTCGAGTTCACATGAAATCTCCCTTGGCACGAGCGGCTGTCCTGGATGCATTCAAGGCGCCCCTGAATCTCACGAGTTATCCGTTGCCGGAACACCCCGAACCGGGGGCGGCACTGGTGCGAACCTTGATGGCCGGAATTTGCGGCACGGATGTGCATCTGTGGAAAGGCGAGCTGCCCATCCAGCTCCCGGTCATTCTGGGCCACGAAACGGTGGGTGAGATCGTCGCGCTGGGTGAAGGGCTTGAAACGGACTGGAACGGCCAGCCCCTGCGCCTGGGAGATCGAGTGACCTGGACGTCCACCTCTTCCTGCGGCGCGTGCTATTATTGCACGGAGAAGAAGCAGCCGACGCGGTGTCCTCGCCGGCGGGCCTACGGCATCGGTTATCGCTGCGATGAATCACCGCACTTTTTGGGAGGGTATGCCGAGTTCCATTACCTGAAGCCACGAGCCAACATTTTTCGCATTCCCGAAACGCTGCGGACGGAGTCGGTGGTGGGGGCGGGATGCGCCTTGATCACCGCCATCCACGGGGTTGAGCGGACCGGCATCGAATGGCGGGACACGGTGGTGGTGCAGGGGAGCGGTCCCGTCGGGATTGCCGCCCTGGCGGTGGCGAAAAGCGCCGGAGCGGGCAGGGTTTGTGTGATGGGAGCACCGCGCCATCGACTGGAGATGGCGAAGCGTTTCGGAGCTGACGCGGTGGTGGATATCGCCGAGGTGAATTCGCCGGAGGACCGGGTAGCTTGGGTGCGTGAGTGGAGCGGGGGTTATGGCGCGGATGCGGTGCTGGAGTGCGTGGGACATCCGAGCGCGATTGGCGAGGGCATGGAAATGTGCCGGGACGGAGGCAAATACCTGATCTTGGGCCACTATTGCGACGCGGGTCCGGTCTCGTGGAATCCGCATGTGGTGACGCGAAAACAACTGCAGGTGTTCGGATCGTGGTCCAGTGAACCGCGGCACCTGAAGGCGGCACTCGATTTTCTAAACTCAACCTCCGGTTTGTTTCCTTTCGCCGAGATGGTGACGCATCGATTTCGTTTGGAGCAAGTCAACGAGGCGCTGGAGACGACCGCCAGTTGGGCTGCCGCCAAAAGCGTGATCGTGCCTTGAGACCGGACCGCGCCGTTCACGGCGCTTCAAGGTGTGTCTTCAACGGGACAGGGCAGGTTCAAGGGGCAAGGGTGCGGCCATGGCCCAGGCATTCACTCAGGGCGGGCCATGGAGCGGGATGATATCGCCGCGGCAGGTTGGCGCGAGCGGAAGCGCCGTGAACGGCGCGCCCCGACCACCTCTGGATACACTGCATGGGTCGCGGTGCATCCCGATGTTGCCGGAGATGCAGGTAGGGCGCGTCCGTCCCGGCGCGCCGCCGGAGCATGATGTTTTGCATCCAGTGGGCGGCGGGCTGGGACAGGCCCACCTACCAACAACATCGGGATACACGGTATGGGTCGGAAGAAGTCAGGTTCACGTTGATTTTGGCGGAGGGATGGGATTGAGTGAGGGCACCCTCTCGAGTCAACAACCGGCCTTTTCGTTTATGATCAAATTGCAAGTGAACGAGGTGGCGCAAGAACATGCCGGGGAGCCCGACATGCCCCTGGTGTGGTATTTGCGCGACCAACTGAAACTCACGGGAACCAAACTGGGCTGTGGCATGGGATTGTGCGGTTCCTGCACGGTGCATGTGAATGGCATTGCCGTACGCAGTTGCATGACGACGATGCGCGCGGTGGCTGGCAAGAAGATCACCACCATTGAGGGCCTCAGCCCCAACGGCAATCACCCGGTGCAGGAAGCCTGGAAGAAACTGGGCGTTCCGCAGTGCGGTTATTGCCAGTGCGGCCAGATCATGCAGGCGGCGTCCTTTCTCCAATCGAAGGGGAAGAACAAGCCGACCGATGTGGA from Verrucomicrobiota bacterium carries:
- a CDS encoding DUF3160 domain-containing protein, with the translated sequence MLRAAKITSLADLPDMAALLRLQDQIAQGQIGVQNIRSDYFVSPLGREQISLPQSFTVFGQKFVPDSWALAQCVFDSIIWDEQKVSRRVPSALDVAFSTLGNNQTVPELLARLRDRSPARHPFRDGFNYQHNLAAVRGVMDAQGANAWTRNLYMDWLGTLRELSQPLTDTKFPQALRTKAWAMKSLNTQLASWSQLRHDTILYAKQSYTGGGNCEFPAFLVEPHPAFWTRMREMVKRTRDAIGGLSYEGRTRFAYRPIWSSETLAEWETLTTQDPATLDEEQRNILARIFGSVELGVVKARQVEHLDTFVESIANLEAIARIQEQGGDLAHSPTLEKFACDLIEQSWTPDGSGSLRKYDGWYPRLFYRSILNDKSNSFHEDTGVGKFDAIVADVHTDVTAPGDPGSVLHEGIGAVNMAFIVVERSGKPVMFAGPVLSHFEFELIGPPRRLSDSQWQDALWGQPLEKPLRPEWRTVKDEFGNTRQVPPPPPWTRDYLVPAP
- a CDS encoding type II toxin-antitoxin system HicA family toxin; this translates as MKRRELIRELIDEGCYLKRHGGRHDLYHNPATGRSVPVPRHTELKDSLARGI
- a CDS encoding sigma-70 family RNA polymerase sigma factor, giving the protein MSSGPHGHPAAFATTHWSVILRAGAGAEPVAAEALARLCETYRSPVLAHIRHLGSGPSEAEDLTQGFFAHFLKASLASRVKPRTGVKFRSYLLRCLKHFLADQHDRNQALKRGGGIEWVPLDEPVPESNSPFPPEPAAPDNPVLLFDRAWAAALLDHVLDRLEGEYRARGRGGVFARLEPWLLDRKPDEPQATLALQLGMSEDAVKKEISRLRARYRDLFREEVAQTVSSPPEVQEEIDYLFAILSR
- a CDS encoding zinc-binding dehydrogenase, which codes for MKSPLARAAVLDAFKAPLNLTSYPLPEHPEPGAALVRTLMAGICGTDVHLWKGELPIQLPVILGHETVGEIVALGEGLETDWNGQPLRLGDRVTWTSTSSCGACYYCTEKKQPTRCPRRRAYGIGYRCDESPHFLGGYAEFHYLKPRANIFRIPETLRTESVVGAGCALITAIHGVERTGIEWRDTVVVQGSGPVGIAALAVAKSAGAGRVCVMGAPRHRLEMAKRFGADAVVDIAEVNSPEDRVAWVREWSGGYGADAVLECVGHPSAIGEGMEMCRDGGKYLILGHYCDAGPVSWNPHVVTRKQLQVFGSWSSEPRHLKAALDFLNSTSGLFPFAEMVTHRFRLEQVNEALETTASWAAAKSVIVP
- a CDS encoding type II toxin-antitoxin system VapC family toxin, with amino-acid sequence MKLLLDAHTLLWFYEGSPSLSLPARAAIEDPANEKHVSHATAWEIAIKVSLGKLKLAVPYEDVYPNAVAANGFLVLPLDFRHLRELLTLPFHHRDPFDRLLIAQAFVEEMTLVSCDPHFPAYGAKVLW
- a CDS encoding DUF3160 domain-containing protein, translating into MKRFPASLALLSMAVATLAQTPPKLDLQRTPNGVELRWRNPAGGPQNRLPTYQLETSDDLRQWSPIGSPVRSASSDELHLRSFATDRARAFYRLLARYDTRAKASLASGGAEVFGYGAAFVTELTKLGQISPEQFAAKFFTDFDADPAKVNAKGLPETEPQRLTDFRLNADELAVFKKNGFVVSERQAMPSFADQFYRIWKDDMPVYVSTDAILHAWHRTYDAMLEELEETFLYENLERLLDGMAGKLAAAAAQAGQGVLKDSVLDADYFIAVARTLLKGKPVPSALGQDARVAKSLKAIQDPEPKLDTYFDLFGAPRAVDFSQFKVRGHYENSPRLGRYFQSVMWLGRTDLRLAGGPLIDSDCTEPHPAPPRELGTAVVLNWLLEQSGQFERWRQFDQIIQVFVG
- a CDS encoding (2Fe-2S)-binding protein — encoded protein: MIKLQVNEVAQEHAGEPDMPLVWYLRDQLKLTGTKLGCGMGLCGSCTVHVNGIAVRSCMTTMRAVAGKKITTIEGLSPNGNHPVQEAWKKLGVPQCGYCQCGQIMQAASFLQSKGKNKPTDVEIETAMQGNLCRCGTYQRIRQAIKSAAEVMS